ACAGACTCTCCAACGTCGCCGGCAGGACCTCGTCCAACACCAATTGCCCGCCCAAGGAGCGCGAGATGTCGAGCAACGCGCGCAGCTTGGCATCAGTCCCCGCATCGAGCCGGACGACGCCGCTGCTGTCCTTCTGGACTTCGACCTGGCCGCTGGAAGATTCGAGATCAGCGTCGGACCCGTCGTCGTCGACAAGGACCACGCCAAAACCGCTGCCACCGGAATCGTTCAACAGGCCGGTCGACGATTCGGGCCCCATGAAGCCGGGCTGCTCGCCGGTGTGAAAACTGAACTCGACCTCGCAGATCCGGATCTGATCTCCCTCGCGGAGCGTATGCAGCCCGCTGATCAGTTGTCCATTCACAAACGTGCCGTTGCGGCTCTTGAGATCTTCCAACTGGATCGCATCGTCCGACCGCACGATCTTCGCGTGATGGCGGCTGACCGCCCCAACTTCGACAACCACTTTGCATTCGGGATGGCGACCGATGATGATTTCGCCTGGCGGAATCTCGTGTCGTGCCCCTTTGGAGGGCCCCGAAATTGTACTTAAGAACGCCATGAATGCTCCGACGCTGAAATGCGAACATAAAACGACCGCATTTTAGTCGTTGGCGATCGGCGACGCACCTGGGCAATTGGGAATCGAGTCTCTGCGGCTCAAGATTCCGCTGGCGTGCGAACCAGGGCACTCATCGCTTGGAACGAATGCTCCAACATCTGGTCGTAATCGAGGTGCTCGATCGACTCGCCAATCAATTCCAGCTCAAAGCTGCCGTCGTAGCCGGCGTCTTCGAAGCATTCGACGATCGCGGCGAGGTTTTGTTTCCCCTGGCCCAACAACAATCGGTCCTGTTCGCCCATCGGTACGTGAGCGGCATCGCCCAGCTGAACCAAACGCACCAAAGGAGCGACATCGGGCAACCATTGGAACAGGTTGGGGTCGTGCCCCAGATGATACGAATCGAAGACCAATCCCAAACCGGGCCAACTGATCTCGCCGATCGCATCGATCGTGTTTTGGATGTTGTTCAGGAAACAGCCCTGGGTTCCAGCACCGAGATGCATCGGTTCGAGAGCCACGTCCAAGTGCAACGCCGCGGCCGCTTCACAGACTTCGGTGAGCGCTTGACGCAGCAGGCGTCGCGAATGTGATCCGGTGTGGTTGTTGCGATCGCCCGAGACGACGATCAAACATTCGGCACCCAATTGAGCCGCGAGATCGACGGCATCCAACGCGTCGTGGATGCTGTCGTTGAAACTTCGCCCGTCGCCGCCGGTGAAGCCGCCGGCCCAACCGACCGACGAGACGCGGAGCCCGTTTTCTTGAATCAGCTCGGCCCCTTTTTCGGTGCCGTATTCAGCCAACTTGGCCCGCCAGATGCCGATCGAATCGAATCCGTGCTTCGCATATGCGAAGACATCTTCTTCAAACGACCAGCGGTAGGTCGACAACTCATTGACGGAAAGTTTAGGCATAATTTCGTCGTGTCGCTGAGGCGGCGTATGTGTTGTGAAGTTCCGAAGATCTTTACATTCGTGCGGCGGACAGTATGCCGGGGAATGAATATCTTGTAAAGAAACATCTGGCATTGAATCGGGCAACGACGAAAAATAACGACTTCGTTGTTTCGATGATATTGCAATTTGCAGGACCCCTTGAAATTGCTATCGCTCGAAATTCTTCGAGTTTGTTTTCCCAATATCGGGGATGCAATCGCAAGCTTCCCACCCAATCACGAACCGAAAGTTACCGCGCCGATGAGACTCTTCGCAGGCACACCCTTCGACATCCCACCGACATGCGATCGCTGCGGTGCACTCGAACAAGATTGCAAATGCCCACCGTTGCCACCACCCAAACTCGATCCACAAAAACAGACCGCGCGGCTGATGACCGAAAAACGCAAACGCGGCAAAGTGGTCACGCTGGTTAAAGGCTTGCCCGCCGAAGGGAACGATCTGCCCGCACTGCTAACGCAGCTCAAGTCGCGATGCGGCGCAGGGGGCACGATCAAAGAGGATCACTTGGAGATCCAAGGCGATCACCTGGAAACCGTCCGCAGCGTGCTGAGTGAAATCGGCTACCGCACCAAGGGATGATCGACGCTGCGGATCAAGCGTTTCCATCGCGAGACCACTTCGTCGTCGCGAGTCTGGTTTTGCGAAAGCCCGATCGACTCATGGCGTCGGATCGACGACGACCTTCAACGTCGCAACGCTGACCTGTTCCGACGTTGGCTGCCAATCTTCGATGAACCGCCACTGACCACCTTGCAATCCCGAATCGGTCGCGATCAACAAGCTCTTGGGAATCGATTCATCCAGCACCGCCGGCTGCGCTGCGGCGGCGATCGCGATACTCTCCTGATCCACATCCAAGAGCGCGACGAACAGCTTCCGCTGCTGGCCCTGCTTTTCGATCGTGAACGGAAAATGAGGCTCTTCCCCGCGAGTCGCCTTCCATCCTTGCGCATCGATCGCTTGCTGCACGTCGACCAATTCGACATCCAACCCAACCGAAGGATCCAACGCCAACGATCGCATCGCCAAAACGATCTCTTGGGATACGATCTCATGATCCATCTGCGATGCCTGCTGCAGGCTCTCGCGAGCCTCATTCGTCTTGCCCAATCGAGCCAACGCCATACCGCGATTGAGCCAGCCGCGGGAATTCGAATCGTCCAATCCCAGCGATTTGTCGTAATCGGCGATCGCCACCGCATATTGCTTCTGTTCCAAGTGTAGATTGCCACGCATGAAGTAGCCTTGCGCGTCGGGGCTCAATTGAATCGCGCGGTCGAAATCGTCCATCGCCGCTGCAAAATCACCGGTATCGTGATAGGCGAGGCCGCGGTTTTTGAACCCTAAAACAAACTTTGGCGATTGCTTCAAGACGTGCGTAAAGTCGGCGATCGCGGCTTCGAAGCGGCCGTTCTGCGCGTGCAACACGGCGCGATTGTTGTACGCTTCGACGTAGCCCGGGTTGGCAGCGATCGCGGCATCATAATCGCTTAACGCTCGCTCGCCGTCACCGGTTCGCTCGTGCGCCAAACCGCGCAGATAAAGGGCTTGAGCATTTGCCGGCTGCGATTCGATCAACTGATCAAAGACGCTAATCGCTTCGGCCGGCCGCTGCGCATCGGACAGGTATTGGCCGCGCTGCAACAGCTCGGCTGGTGAGAGTCTCCCGCCATCACACCCCAGCGTGACAAGGATCGATGTCGCAGCCAAAACGGCGGCGAACCAAGCACCAAAACGATGCCGTGGACGAGGGGGACGCGGGCGAGATCCAATCATAGTGTCGTTAATTTGGTCGGTTGTGAGAAGTAAGCGAAAAGATATTGTCCCCCGGTTCCTCGTCCGACTCGGACGTCGGTCCGGCCTGCGGCAGCGAACCGCCATCATCGGCCGGCGGGCGAACGCCTTCCAAGGCGGCACGAATCTGTTCGAACGATGCGGGGATCGCCAAACCGATCGTCCGTCCATCGGCGGAGGTCGTCTGCGAGACCTGATGCGGTTCGACCAACACGACGAAGACCGAATCGGGGCGTTCGTCCAACTGGGCTCGCCAAAACCGAAGCTCGCTAGTCGGCAGCTTGTATCCGTTGCACATGACATAGCGCGGCTTCAGCACGTTGTAGACCTCGATCGTTTCGGGCCAGGCGTCCAACCCGATACAACGGTATCCATTCGCTTCCAAAGCTCGAATCAAACTACAGCGCCGTTTGGCAGACCGTTCCACAAACAGAACCATGTTGTCGCGATCGTTTTCGCCAAGCATCATCTTTACTTTCTTGATCGGTTTCACTGCCGGACGACGTGCGTCCCCCGCAGCCATCGGTTCGCAGACCGCTGCCGCCGCAGAGTCCTTCGCATCCTGATCGGAGCCGCAAACGCTTGCAAGCTTCACCGTCGATGGCTGGTCGGTTTTCTCGTTCGCCGCGCTTGGAATGGCAGCCCGAGCAGACTTCTCCGGCGCGACGCGCTCGTCATCCGCGAACGCTAGCTCGATACGGCTCCGCTCGACTTGTAAGTCTTTTCGGTCACCGCGCGACAATCCGCTCGCTCGACGCAACGCTTGGCTGCAGTGAACCAACATCGCCGTGGGGACAAAGCTCACATAACCGACAACCATAATCAAAGCGAAGGGCCACAGCCCCAAGAACAGCCCGATTCCAGCGTGCATGCCCATCCCAACGGTCAACACCCACCAACGCAGGGACCGGTTCCAGACGAGGAACGAGAACGAGATCTCCCAGGCCCAAGTGCCAATCGTGAGCAACTGATACAACCAGGGGACATAAGCGAGCCAGGTCATGCTGACCTGCTGGTGTTCGTAATTCGACGCGATCCACCAGATCGCCTCCCCCGACAACCACGAACCGCCTTGCAGTTTCGAGAGTCCTGCCCACAGATAGATCACACACAGATGCACCTGGACCATCCGCGTCGTCAATCGCGCTGCCGATGACAACGCGACCGGGGCGGTTGGTAGTCCTCGACGCCGCCGGTTCCGCTGACTCCACCAGCGATCGATCGACAACCGCGCGCCGCACGGCCCCAAGCAGAGATACAACAACCAAGCGGCGGTGACTTGATCCAAGCCAAATTGGACCATCGGTACGCGGTTGGCGTAGGAGATGCAGATCAGTAGCGCCGCGAATTTTGTGATCCGCGTGAACAGACCGATCGTAAACGCGGCGACGACCAGCATCGCCGCGCCGTGCGCCAGCCATAACCAATCGTCGGGAACCCACCACCAAAACGAAAACGTCCACTGACCGTGCTGGATATGGCTGACCAATTCCGCCGATTGCCAGCCGATTTCGCTGCCGAAAAATGCCGACAGATCGAACGACCAAATCGCCAGCGTATACAGCAAGACCAACCCCGTCGCGATCCGCAGCCATGCGACGCCGATCGGATCTTCGGGTTGATACCAGAATTGTTGCCAGGCGTCGCGAATCGCAAACCAGCGATCGCGAACGTTGGCGATCAATCGGGGCGCGGTGCGCTGTGCCATTTGAATTCGCCAAGCCAAAGTTCGTTGTAAGTGATCGGATCGTCGATCGCGCGGCCAGCCCGAACCTGATCGGGGGTCGATAATTCGTGCTGCACTTGCGACAGAGTGACCGATGCGGCCTGTTG
Above is a genomic segment from Rosistilla ulvae containing:
- a CDS encoding sugar phosphate isomerase/epimerase family protein, whose amino-acid sequence is MPKLSVNELSTYRWSFEEDVFAYAKHGFDSIGIWRAKLAEYGTEKGAELIQENGLRVSSVGWAGGFTGGDGRSFNDSIHDALDAVDLAAQLGAECLIVVSGDRNNHTGSHSRRLLRQALTEVCEAAAALHLDVALEPMHLGAGTQGCFLNNIQNTIDAIGEISWPGLGLVFDSYHLGHDPNLFQWLPDVAPLVRLVQLGDAAHVPMGEQDRLLLGQGKQNLAAIVECFEDAGYDGSFELELIGESIEHLDYDQMLEHSFQAMSALVRTPAES
- a CDS encoding tetratricopeptide repeat protein, with product MIGSRPRPPRPRHRFGAWFAAVLAATSILVTLGCDGGRLSPAELLQRGQYLSDAQRPAEAISVFDQLIESQPANAQALYLRGLAHERTGDGERALSDYDAAIAANPGYVEAYNNRAVLHAQNGRFEAAIADFTHVLKQSPKFVLGFKNRGLAYHDTGDFAAAMDDFDRAIQLSPDAQGYFMRGNLHLEQKQYAVAIADYDKSLGLDDSNSRGWLNRGMALARLGKTNEARESLQQASQMDHEIVSQEIVLAMRSLALDPSVGLDVELVDVQQAIDAQGWKATRGEEPHFPFTIEKQGQQRKLFVALLDVDQESIAIAAAAQPAVLDESIPKSLLIATDSGLQGGQWRFIEDWQPTSEQVSVATLKVVVDPTP
- a CDS encoding HTTM domain-containing protein, producing the protein MAQRTAPRLIANVRDRWFAIRDAWQQFWYQPEDPIGVAWLRIATGLVLLYTLAIWSFDLSAFFGSEIGWQSAELVSHIQHGQWTFSFWWWVPDDWLWLAHGAAMLVVAAFTIGLFTRITKFAALLICISYANRVPMVQFGLDQVTAAWLLYLCLGPCGARLSIDRWWSQRNRRRRGLPTAPVALSSAARLTTRMVQVHLCVIYLWAGLSKLQGGSWLSGEAIWWIASNYEHQQVSMTWLAYVPWLYQLLTIGTWAWEISFSFLVWNRSLRWWVLTVGMGMHAGIGLFLGLWPFALIMVVGYVSFVPTAMLVHCSQALRRASGLSRGDRKDLQVERSRIELAFADDERVAPEKSARAAIPSAANEKTDQPSTVKLASVCGSDQDAKDSAAAAVCEPMAAGDARRPAVKPIKKVKMMLGENDRDNMVLFVERSAKRRCSLIRALEANGYRCIGLDAWPETIEVYNVLKPRYVMCNGYKLPTSELRFWRAQLDERPDSVFVVLVEPHQVSQTTSADGRTIGLAIPASFEQIRAALEGVRPPADDGGSLPQAGPTSESDEEPGDNIFSLTSHNRPN
- a CDS encoding translation initiation factor; translated protein: MRLFAGTPFDIPPTCDRCGALEQDCKCPPLPPPKLDPQKQTARLMTEKRKRGKVVTLVKGLPAEGNDLPALLTQLKSRCGAGGTIKEDHLEIQGDHLETVRSVLSEIGYRTKG